In the genome of Calothrix sp. PCC 6303, the window TACTAATGATAGATTATAAACAAAATAGTAATAGAGAATTTATATTTAGATTGTGAATATACACCAAGGTTCAAAAGCTGATGCAGCTATCTTGTTCCGGAAAGACTCATTCAAAAATCAAACCGGATTTCTAGGAATTTATTTTTTGATTTGAATACTTATCAAATATATTGACAATTTCAAAAAAATATAAATTTATTATTGATTGAGCAAAATTTGATAGTTTTGTGCATTTTTTCATTGATTGTCATGATTTTTAATCATTTTGTTAATCAAATATGGGACATACAATAGGGTTGCTAAATACTTATTCAACTTTAAATATTGGTGATGCTGCAATTTATACCGCTCTGACTGCCTTAGTATCTGAGGCTAAAGTAGTAGCTCAATTTCAAGATTTAGAACCGAATTATATTCCTGGGTTGCAAATTTTGCCACAGATAGGAACTTGTAATGCCTATATCAGTGTAGGTGGCGATATTTTCAATAATGCCCGCGAAGGTTTGATCACGAAAGCTTTTATTAAAAATCTTTTGCAATTGCAGCGATCGCCTCGGCATACTTTTGTGTTTGGACAGTCAATTCCGCGCTCGTGTCACGGTTTGAGTTTCCAGGCTTTGGCATTTTTTTGGCGGCGTTTAGCTGCTGTTTGTGTTCGGGATGTCCAAAGCCATCAACGTTTAATCCAAGCTGGAGTAAAGGCAATTTTGTCTTTTGATGTCGCCTTTAGTCTCTCTGTCACTGAAGAGGCGAAGATCAGGGCAAAACAGGTTTTACAAGCTCTAGATATTTCCCCAGACTCAGCTGCATTGATTTCTCTGCGTGCTTTTGACTCGATGTATAGCCATGATAATCAGCAGTTTCAAACTCAACTGGTGACTCTTAGTCGTAACTTGTACAAACAGGGATATCAACCTGTATTGCTGATTCAATCTCAAGCCTACGGTGCTGATAATGACTTAGCAGTGGCAGAAGAAATCGCTCGCCAAGTTCCAGAACTCAAGATTTTTAATCCCTTTGTCGTCACTCATGAATTGCCCAATTGGCAACTAGTAATGGGAGCATTGGCAATTTGTCGTTTGATTGTTGCCATTCGCTATCACACAGCAGTTCTAGCTTTAGCTAGTGGTAAAGTTCCTTTTAATTTGTACTACTCAAATAAGGGCAAAGATTTAACCCAACGGTTGGGAATCCCTGGGTGCAGCTTGGAAGAGTTCAACCCACATACAGATATAAATGCGATCGCTGCCACCGCTGATGCAACCTTTGACGATGCGGCGATTCGTCAACAGGTTAAACAAGACTTCCAAACATGCTATAGCCAAGTAGTACCAAAATGAAAGCCAAAGTTTGTCATCTGGTGGGTGGTCAGGGTATGGGCTGGACTGGTGGCATCAAAGCCACTTTAAAAAGTTTAGAAATGTCCCATCTATCACAAAAATTTGAGTTTGCGATCGCACCTTTGTCAGATGCATCATTTATTGTCAGACAACAGCGACCTGATGTAATTGTGGTTCATGCAGCTTCCTCTTGGCGGGGGTTGTTGTCCCTCTGGAAGCTGAAGCGTTCATCCAAGTTAATTGTCAATGAACACCATTATTCAGCCAGCTTTGAAGCCTTTAATGTTCCCTCAGTGGCTCGGTTTCATGGGATGCTCAAACTGACTTATGGAATGTGCGATCGCGTCATTGCTGTTTCTGTAGGACAACAGCAATGGATGCAGAAAAATAAATTAGTTGCGCCTGATAGGATTGCCCTGATTCAGTCTTCGCGGATGGTTGATCAATTCTTAGCTGTTTCCCCCAAACCCAGAGTTGCAAATCAACCATTTGTGTTAGGAGCCTATGGACGCTTTTGTTGGCAAAAAGGGTTTGATATTCTGATTGAAGCAGTCAAACAACTTCCTGATTCCCAAATTACATTACAACTGGGTGGTAGTGGAGCAGACGAAGCCAAGTTAAAAGAATTAGCTGCTACCTGCCCTGATATTGAATTTGTCGGTCGCATTGATGATGTACCTGCTTTTTTGAGTCATTGTGATGCTGTGGTTATTCCCTCCCGTTGGGAACCTTGGGGTAATGTGTGTTTAGAAGCTCGGGCGGCAGCTAAACCGATTATTGCGTCTGCGGTGGATGGTTTGAGTGAACAGATGCAAGGCTGTGGACGACTGATCCCAGTAGAAAACCCAGTAGCACTAGCTAAAGCAATTCAAGAATTAGCCGCTCTACCATCTGTCCAATTAGCACAGATGGGACAAGAAGGAAAAGCCTCAGCAATCACCGCTTGGGAGACTTATTTATCTAATTGGCAAGGGTTGCTAGAGGAAGTAATATGAAAGCGATCGCTCAGGCTCTAGCTGCTTTCAAAAAAGACCGATTTGTCCGCAACATTGGCTGGATGGGGTCTTCCGAATTAGTGATTCGGGTATTCCGCCTGGTGACTACCGTGATTCTCGCCCGGTTGCTCAGTCCTGAAGACTATGGACTCGCTGCCATTGTCCTCATGACTCACGACTTTATTCGGGTATTTACCCGCAATGGTATTGCAGACAAAATTATCCAGGCGGATGCATCCGAGGTTGAAGAGTTGTGCCGTACAGCTTATGGATTGAATTGGTTAATTGCTTTGGTTCTTTTCACCCTGCAATGTTTAGTATCCTTAGCGATCGCCCAATTCTACGGTAATTTCCATCTCATTGTTCCTATCTGTTTAATTGCCATCACCTACCTGATCTATCCTCTAGCGATGGTGCAAACAGCCCTGATTCGTAGAGAAAATCGCTTGAATATTTTGGCTTTGATCAGTTTAGTTCAAATTTCCACAGATAACGTTCTGACAGCGATTTTAGCCTTATCTGGCATGGGAATGTGGGCGATCGTTTTACCGAAATTTTTGGTGGCTCCCATCTGGATTATTCTCACGTTTAAATATCATCCTTGGCGGATGACTAAATCTTTCTCCTTTAATAAATGGCAACAAATTACCTCCTTTGCCAGCCGCATTTTGGGAGTCGAGTTACTCACCATCTTTCGGGAAAACGTCGATTATCTCTTAATTGGTCGGTTTGTCGGTGTGCAAGCTTTAGGGGTTTATTACTTCGCCTTTAATGCTGGTTTAGGAATTAGCTTGAGCGTCATTAATGCCATTCGCGTATCCCTATTTTCGGATCTGTGCAATCTGAACTCTCAACCTAGCTTATTTGCTCAACGCTATCTGCAAAGCCTACGCAAAATAGCCATGATGATTGTGCCTCTGGTGGTGCTGCAATCCAGTTTAGCTCCCTTTTATGTTCCCTTAATATTTGGGCAGAAATGGGTTGAGCGTGGAGCCGTACCCATCTTAATTTTGATTTGTATTTCAGCCCTATCTCGCCCCTTTGCTGATGCAGCCTCTTTGATGTTCCGAGCCTTTGGTCAGACGCAAATTGAATTGCGCTGGAATATCATATTCACTATTTTTCTAGCCATTGCTATTTGGGTAGGAACCCAGTGGGGTATCTTAGGAGCTGCGGTTGCTGTCATGGCAACTCACCTGATTCTACAGCCCCTATATACCCTTTGGGCTACAAGGCAAACCCTACCAAAATTTTTACAGGAGGCTAAAGGATGATCACAAATAGCCCAAGGATATCAGTAGTGATACCCGCCTACAATGCTGCACAATTTTTACCAGCAGCAATTACTTCTGTGCAACACCAGACTTTTTCCGATTGGGAACTACTAATCATTAATGATGGTTCTACGGATGACACAGTTGAGGTTGTCAGACAATATGAACAAAGAGATACCCGTATTCATCTAATTAACCAAGTGAATCAGGGCGTATCTGCTGCTCGTAACCAAGGAGTGGAAAACAGCCAAGGTCAAATCATCGCCTTTCTGGATGCTGATGATCAATGGCTACCTAAAAAATTATGCATACATCTGGAACATTTACAGTCCAATCCTGATTTAGGGGTTAGCTTTGCCCAAGTAGAAATACTGAATCCGTCGGGTGAACCAAGTGGACAGGTTTCTAGTGGTCGTTTAACTCATTTAAAATCCGAATATTTCCTTTCAGAAAACCCCACCACTACTACTTCTAATTGGGTTATCCGCAAAGAAGTATTTAGTCAAGTAGGAGGCTTTTGCCATGATATGAGCTACTCCGAGGATATGGAATGGCTACTTAGGGTAATTTGCACTAGTGATTGGCAAATTGTAGGTATTAACCAAGTGTTGACTCAATATCGTACCAGTTCCAGTGGGCTGTCTGCTCAGTTGTATCAGATGGAAGCAGGCTGGAATCAACTTGTGCAGAAGGCGAAAATTTATGCACCCCAATTGGTTGAGCAGCATTTTGCTTTAGCTCAGGCTATACATTTACGTTATTTAGCTCGGCGGGCTTTTCGTCTGAAATTACCTGCAAAAGTGGGAGTTGATTTTATCAGCCGTGCTTTGCATTCTGATTGGCGATTGTTTTTCTATCAAACTCGGCGGACTTTATTAACTTTGGTTGCGGTGTTTGGGATGTTGATACTTGAGAAGGTTTTTCTCATCCAGAGACATTCCCCTGTTGAGGAAAGTATCCATCGTGTAGAAAGTCATAGTTGAGTATGTGTAAAAGATCCCCTGTACTCGACCAACCCAAGATTGCCGGGTAGGGCAAGCAGGGGGGCAGGGGGAGAAGAGAGGCAGGGGGGAAAGAGGTGTTTTCTTCATCCAAGGCGGGCAACCCAAGTCCCTGCCAGCAAGCAAACTTACCTTGCCAGACTACTAGTTTTATACTTCCATCTGTTAGCGATTAGCTAAAACCTTACTAATCAAAGCTAATAGCGATTTTAAAAGTCCAATTTCTAACCGTTTTCAGTATACCTAAAAGGAAACCTCTGTTTCTCGTTCCCTTCTTATTGAATTACAAATACGTAGCTTGCTTCTCGCCTTTGGCGAGTATTAGGAATTATGAAATTATCTGTAATTATTCCAGTTTACAATTCGGAATCTTCGGTGGCGGCGACGCTACGGTCTGTTCTTGCACAAACCTATGATGACTTTGAAGTGATCATTGTTGATGATGGTTGTACAGATAACAGCATTGATATCTGTAAGCAGTTTCATGACTCCCGCATCAAGATTATCCAGCAACAAAATCGAGGATTGGCAGGAGCGAGAAACACTGGTATTCGTCACGCGCAGGGGGAATATTTAGCTTTTGTTGATAGTGATGACCTGTGGTTAGCGGAGAAATTAGCCAAACATATTCAGCATTTTGAGCGATCGCCTGAAGTTGGGGTGAGTTTTTCCCGCTCTAGCTTTATTGATGACCAAGGTGAGCCTTTGGGAATTTATCAGATGCCTAAATTAACAGATATTACGCCAGAATATTTATTCTGTCGCAATCCTATTAGTAATGGGTCATCGGTGGTGATTCGTCGAATTGTTTTGGAAGCTATTAAGTTCCAAGAGAATCTTTATGGCGAAATTGAAGATTTTTATTTTGACGATCGCTTTCGTCAATCTGAAGATATTGAGTGTTGGCTGCGAATTGCGCTGCAAACTAATTGGAAAATAGAAGGTATACCCGAAGCTCTCACCCTCTATCGGGTGAATATGGGTGGTTTGTCAGCTAATGTTCTCAAACAATATGAATCTTGGGAGCAAATTCTCGTCAAAACCCAGGTCTATAATCCTCAGTTTATCGACCTATGGGGAAACAAAGCTAGAGCTTATCAACTACGATACTTAGCCCGAAGAGCAACCAGACAGCGAGCGCCAAAAATTGCCGTTAACCTCTTGCACAAAGCTGTAGGAATATATTGGCGGATTTTTGTAGAAGAACCTCAACGTACATTTATTTCTTTTGGTGCTGCTTATCTTTTATGGATTCTACCGCAATTTTTGTATCAGAATTTAGAAAAATTAATGATGCAAATTACTGGAGCAAATCAACAGCGACGTATTTTGCATGAGCAGAAATCAGAATTCAAGCCGATGAATTCTGAAGTATTTAATTCATAAATATGAAGGGAAAAAGTTAATGAAAGTTTTACTAGTTTGTTCTTCGGGTGGGCATTTTAAAGGTCTTCAGCAATTGCGTCCTTTTTGGGAACAGCATGAACGAGTTTGGGTGACTTTTAAAACTGCAACCACAGAGGCTTCTTTGGCAGAAGAAACAGTGTTTTGGGCTTATAGTCCTACCAATCGGAATTTGCCCAATTTGTTTAAAAATCTGCTGCTGGCTTTTCAGGTGATCAGGGAAACTCAACCACAACTGATCATCTCAACAGGAGCAGGTGTTGCTGTTCCCTTTCTGATTATTGGCAAATTATTTGGTAGCAAAACAGCATTTATTGAATCTGTAACTCGGATTCATACTTTGAGTTTATCTGCCAAATTAGTTTTACCTTTTTTGAGCGTCCTATATGTGCAATGGGCACAACTGCAAACCCGTTATCCTCAAGCTGAACTTATAATTCCTCAGGAAAGTGTATGATTTTAGTCACAGTCGGTACAGAACAATATCCTTTTAATCGCCTCATGTCTTGGATTGAGGTCTTGCTACAAAGTGAACTGATTCAAGAAGAAGTTGTAGTGCAGTATGGAACTTGCACGGTTTTACCTGCTGGTGCTAAGGTTTATCGTCTCATCAAAGAAGACAAATTTCAGGAGTTGATTAAGCAAGCGCGAATAGTGATTGCTCATTGTGGGGAAGGAACTTTACTCTTGTTAGATTCTTTAGATAAGCCTTACATTTTAGCGGCTCGTAGTCAGAGATTTGGTGAACATGTTGATGAGCATCAAGTCGAACTAGCTCTAGCACTATCACAACTGAATGTACCCATTGCTTGGTGTCCAGGAGATTTAGTGCGATTTATCGAGACTCCAAAAAAAGTCTCCATTTCTGATGTGTCTACTGCTAGTGCGATCGCACTATGCAATAGTCTAGAATCTCGCTTTGGTGAATCCTTAGGAGTTATGTAAAAATAAGTTGCGTAACTTCAAGATAGCAAACAAGTGGTTGCCAATAAATTTTATGCTGGATTATGTCAACAGTAAGACAGTATAAAAATCATGCGCAAACAGGGTGCAGTAATCAATATTAGAGAAAAATACAGAGAAATAAGCCCTTACTTAAATGAACGAACACGTAGGATTTGGGCAGGAACAGAGGCTTTGGGGTTAGGATATGGGGGAATTACAGCAGTATCAGAGGCAACAGGTTTAAGTCAAAATACCATTCGCTCAGGCATAGAAGAATTACTTTTGTCGAGTGAAAATCCGACGCAAACGGCAAGGATACGCAGTCGTGGTGGTGGACGTAAAAAATTGACGATGGCAGATAAAACTTTAAAGCAAGATTTAGACTCTTTGGTAGAACCAACAAGCCGTGGAGACCCAGAATCACCCCTGCGTTGGAGTTGTAAGAGTTTAGCAAAACTAGCTTCAGAGTTAAAAAACATGGGACATAAGGTATGCAGCAAAACTGTTTCAACCTTACTTAAAAGTATGGGCTATAGCTTACAAGGAAATCGCAAAACTCAGGAAGGCAAACATAACCCTGACAGAGACCAGCAATTTGTTCACATTAATAGAACTGTACGACAGTTCCAAAATCAGAAACATCCAGTAATTTCAGTGGACACAAAGAAGAAAGAATTAATCGGTAACTATAAAAATTCTGGCGTGGAGTGGGAACCTTCTTCGTCACCCACTCAAGTCAAAGTTCACGACTTTGTTGACCCGGAGTTAGGCAAAGCAATACCTTACGGCGTATACGATTTACAACATAATCAAGCTTGGGTAAGTGTAGGTATTGACCACGACACAGCATCGTTTGCAGTCGAGACAATACGGAATTGGTGGTTCAATATGGGAAAACCATTATATCCAGATAGTCAGCATCTTCTGATTACAGCCGATTGCGGAGGTAGTAATAGCTACCGTAGCCGCCTCTGGAAACTGAAATTACAAGAGTTTGCGGAGCAAACAGGATTAACTGTTCACGTTTGCCATTTTCCACCTGGAACTAGCAAATGGAATCGAATCGAGCATCGATTATTCTGCCATATTTCTCAAAACTGGCGAGGACGACCCTTGGATAGCTTAATGGTGATTGTAAGCTTGATTGGTAATACAAGTACAAAACATGGCTTAACAGTTCACGCACAAGTAGACCCAAATCAGTATCAAATAGGTATTAAAGTATCCGATGAAGACTTCAATGCTATTGCCATCACAAAAGATACTTTTCATGGTGAATGGAACTATCAAATTAGCCCTAGAAATTCAACGTAGTTTATCAATTTATTTTTACACGACTCCTTACCAGAACTTTCAGTAGGTATATAAAAATTATGACTTCTCATTCCAAGACAATAATATCCCTAGATACCACTCGTAAAGGTAGTGTTCTATTAGTACATTTGCCTCCTAGATTAACTGTGATCGAGGCTGTTTCTTTTCGGAAGTATTTTCAAACTTTAGTAGAAGACAACACGATCACAAAAATTATCTTGGATTTTGGCAAAACCACAATTATCGATAGTAGTGGTGTTGGGTCATTAATTAGTAACCACAAATCTGCACAGACGAAAAATATCAAATTAATCTTTTGGAGTGTTACTTCTCAAGTTAAATTAGCTTTTTCTCTGGTTGGTTTGGAGAAAATATTTAACATTGAACCCAACACCGAGGCTATTATCCCCACTGCAAACCGCAAAACTGAACAGCGTCCACCCTTAACTCATCCGTCAGTGCGATCGCCGATGAAACGTGCCATTGATATTGTGGGTGCCATCATTGGGTTAATGATAACTGGAGTGTTATTTGTGCCGATTGCGATCGCTATTAAACTTGATAGTCCAGGTTCCATACTTTTTAGCCAAATTCGTTGCGGTTGGATGGGACAAAGGTTTCGCATCTGGAAGTTTCGTTCGATGGTGACTGATGCTGAAGCCCTTAAAGCTACTATTACAAACCAAGCATCTGGCGCTTTTTTCAAAAGTGATTGTGATCCACGCATTACCCGTATTGGTCACTTTCTTCGCAAGACCAGTTTAGATGAATTTCCGCAATTTTGGAATGTTCTGATGGGAGATATGAGTTTAGTTGGTACTCGACCAGCAACCCCAGATGAGCTAGAACAGTATGAAATTCGTAATTGGCAAAGATTTGATGTCAGACCTGGAATTACTGGTGAGTGGCAGACTAATGGTCGCTCAAAAATTCGTAACTTTGAGGATGTTATCGAACTCGATTTGCGATACCAGAAAAACTGGAGTTTAGTCTATGATCTCAAGCTCATATTCAAAACTATTATGGTTGTGTTTAATAAGGATTCAGGGGCAATGTAAATGTCAGCGGAAACAGATTTATTAATCCGTAACTCTAGCTTACAAGTTGCCAGTGATTTAGATGCGATGATAACAGTTGTGGAATGGTTCGATCAATTGAACTGCTCATTTTTACCCGAACAATTGTGGGTAGAAGCACAAACTGCTTTGATTGAGGGCTTTACAAATGTGGTTCGCCATGCTCACAGCCACCTTAGTCCTCAAACTCCTGTCGATCTAGAAGTACAAATTTGCCATGAATATTTCCAGATTCGTATTTGGGATCAAGGTGATCCTTTTGATTTAGAAGCAGCTTTAGAAGATCTCAGCCAAGAAACAGGAGATCAGGCATTTAATCCTTTAAATCGTGATAAACATTGGGGCTGTATCTTTTTCCTTAAGCTCCAAAGAGACTATCACTGGACTATTAGTTATACTTGTGGAATAGGAAATAAAAACTGCTTATTGCTAAGGAAAAATTTAGTTTTTTAAGGAGGATACTTGTAAATTCGGTTGAGGCTTTGCGTAACTTGCTTATCGCAGAGTAAAATCAAATTTTCTAAGTTTTCTAGAGGTTTCTTTCCACCAGGGTAAGCTATAACCCAACCTATGCAAAATCAGGCTTTTAGCTCTAACTATAGCTTACTACTTTCTGATAAGCTACTGTATGTCTACTGCGGATAATTGCCGTATTAGTCTATAAAACTTCCTTTATCAGAAATTATAATAAGTAGATGGTTAGAAATAAACAGAAATATGTAACAGAATACAAACTTAGCTTAAACCCTTAACACTACTCACTACTCAGTCCCCACAACGATAATTTTTCCTACCTACCTATCTACTTAGTTATTCAATTAAAATTGCTTCTAAATTACTACAGTAATATTTATAAAAATGGCTACGATAACTGATTCTAAAATCAAAATCTTAGTGATTGATGATGACCGAGTTCTTCAACTCATTTTAAAAAAGACCCTTCAAGATCAAGGATATGAAGTTATTGTTGCTTCAAATGGTGAACAGGGATTAGAGCAAGCTAAACATCTACGTCCAGCTATGATTATTTGTGATTGGCAAATGGGAGAAATGGATGGCTTAGAAGTCTGTCGCCAAATTAAATCTCAACCACTGCTATCAACAACGTTTTTTATCCTGCTGACTTCACGTAAAGCTGTGGAAGATCGGGTTGAAGGTTTAGACACGGGTGCAGACGATTTCTTGAGTAAACCCATTGAGATCAATGAATTAAAAGCACGAGTAAGATCTGGACTGAGACTATATCACACTAATCAAAAACTTCAACAATTAGCTGAGGATCTACATATCCAAAAACAGCTTTTAGAGACAGAGTTAAATGAAGCTGCTGATTACGTTAAATCTATTCTTCCGGAATCAATGTCGGGGTTAATCACAATTAATTCCAAGTTTTTACCTTGTAATCAATTGGGTGGTGATTGCTTTGATTACTACTGGCTAGATGAAAATCACCTAGTTATATACCTCCTTGATGTCTCTGGACATGGATTAGCCGCAGCTCTTCCTTCAATTTCGGTGCATAATTTATTGCGATCGCATTCTCTTCCCAAAGCCAGTCTTTATGAACCATCGGAAGTTCTCCAGAACTTGAATGAGATATTTCAAATGGAGAAGCAAAATGACCAATACTTTACGATCTGGTATGGAGTTTTTGACCGAAGCTCTTCTCAATTAACCTATGCTAGTGCTGGTCATCCTCCGGCTTTACTACTTTCTCAAACTGCTCACTCAAGTTTAGAGATCAAACACTTAGTTACCCCAGGTCAACCAATTGGAGCGTTTGCAGAAGCCGAATATCGCAATGCTATATGTGAGATTGAAGATCCGAGTAAACTCTATGTTTTCAGCGATGGAGTTTATGAAGTTGAACAGTCTGATGGTAGCTTATGGGATTTAAACGGTTTCATTAATTTACTAGTTGCATATAATCAACCATTTAAATTGGGCTTAGACCATATTTTAGAAGCAATAGAAACCTCAACAGGTAGTAAAGCTTTTATAGATGACTGTTCATTAATAGAAATCAACTTTAATCATAGTTGTTGACAGGATGGTAGTGCTAAATAGCTAATGATGCATTACCCGGATTTCTCACAAGATTTGAGAAAATTGAAATTACCGTCATTCCAGCACTCTTAGAAATGTTGGATATGTCTGAGCCTAGGAAGCAGTCGATGATGTAAGTAAGCTAATACCTGAATTTGACACTCTCAGCGTCTTTAGACACTGAGATTCTAACTTCAACCTAGTTATTTGCTCTTGATGGTTTTACTGGGAATGATTCACTTTACGGTGGTGGTGGAAATGATTTATTGATTGTTTCTGCGGGGAATGATTTGGTTAGCGCAAGATATTCTAGAAAGAGAGTAATATATTTTTGAGTGCGATTGCAATTATCCAAAAACTACTGAGCAAGTTGTGGTTGAAGTTATCCTACGTGGACTTTAAATCAATCCAAAAGCGCTCGATTTCTTTGCTGTCACTTTCAAACCATAAACAGAATTATTCACAATATCTTCTCCGTAGGGTGTCAGGTTTGAGAAATCACCGTTTTCTGCCATCTGTCGCTCTGTACATCTATCTTTCCACCAACTCCAAGCAAACCAACCAATTTGCTGCTGTTTTAGAATCGGCAACAATTTTTGATAGGTAAAATTATTTTTGGGAGCATGGTTTTTACCAGTACCATCAAGGTCATAATAGCAGTATGAAGTTGAATTATTAATGTTTTCATCTTGTTTATTGGCAATTTCACCGAAAACTATCGGTAAATTAGCATCGAGCGCAGGTTTAAGTTGTAGCATCCCATTATAACCAGCCCAATAAGCGTGACAGCTAAATAGAAGATTGCGCGAGCGATCGCTATTAATTAATTCCTTGCCGATCTTTGTAAACACCTCAATTGACGTACCGCAATCGGGTGCGTCAATCATAATGGGAACTTGTAAGTGTTGACGGATTCTAGCGATCGCATTTTTGTAAGTATCTTTAAATGAGTTTAATGCAGTTGTGGGATTATTTGACCAACGATAAACACCCAATTCGTTAGCAAGGTTAATAATGAGATACTTTTGATGTTTCTTAAGTACACTCAAAACGGGTTTGGATGTCCACCAGGGAATTAACTCGCTATTTAGTAAATTTACATTGGATTTACAGGTCAAATCTGCCAGATATACAATTGGAATGATACGGTTGGCTCTACATCTAGTCAGAAATTTATCCAAATCTGCAATTGAATAACTAGGGCGATCGGCTTGACCATAGTTCTTATACCATTGAATTCTAACAGCGTTAGCTCCCGTCTTGGCTAATTCTGTGAGTTTATCGGTTTGAGGAAAATTCCAATCATCTAGTAAGGGTAGATTAATTCCTCGTAAAATAATTTTGTTTCCTAGAGAGTCGTATAAGAACTTACCTTTTGTATAAAAAGTATTGCGCCGAATCGGTTTTTGGCGATTGAATGGTTTAGCAATAGCCTCAAAGGGGGATAACAAATTTGTAGCATAAGCAACTCCAGCCAAAGTTAAAAATTCACGACGTTTCATAAGTTATTCTTGGTTTTATTTAGTATTTATTTTTAAATATTTTGATATGTCGGTTGTTAGCCTTCTTTTAAGTAAGTAGGTGGGTGTTGAAAATTGTCGTTATGACAAGACAGTAGGCAGTAGGCATAATCTCAGGGGATTTTGCTTCAAATGCAAGGGGAACTGTCATGGTGATCGAGTTGAACATGTTGAGCCAAAGTAGTTGTAGCGAGAGGATGGGTAAATCTCATGCTAGCAAAGGGCTGATCAGAATGCTCATGGATTCGCCGCCATTCGCCTATTTGCCAAACGGTACAGAAAATATGTGTTTGCTTGAGAAGGCTAACTATTTAGGGCTTGCTGAAAAAGTACATATAATCTTTTTTTATCCTGATATATCAAGCATTACAGCTACTTTCTTTCGTAATTATACGGAAAAATCCTTTTTTAAACCCCTATTTCGGATGTTATACCGAATTTTGACCTATAACCAGCCTTTACGGGAGGAATATACAGAATTTTTTTTGTATTCCTGAAAATATA includes:
- a CDS encoding lipopolysaccharide biosynthesis protein, encoding MKAIAQALAAFKKDRFVRNIGWMGSSELVIRVFRLVTTVILARLLSPEDYGLAAIVLMTHDFIRVFTRNGIADKIIQADASEVEELCRTAYGLNWLIALVLFTLQCLVSLAIAQFYGNFHLIVPICLIAITYLIYPLAMVQTALIRRENRLNILALISLVQISTDNVLTAILALSGMGMWAIVLPKFLVAPIWIILTFKYHPWRMTKSFSFNKWQQITSFASRILGVELLTIFRENVDYLLIGRFVGVQALGVYYFAFNAGLGISLSVINAIRVSLFSDLCNLNSQPSLFAQRYLQSLRKIAMMIVPLVVLQSSLAPFYVPLIFGQKWVERGAVPILILICISALSRPFADAASLMFRAFGQTQIELRWNIIFTIFLAIAIWVGTQWGILGAAVAVMATHLILQPLYTLWATRQTLPKFLQEAKG
- the pssD gene encoding PssD/Cps14F family polysaccharide biosynthesis glycosyltransferase, giving the protein MKVLLVCSSGGHFKGLQQLRPFWEQHERVWVTFKTATTEASLAEETVFWAYSPTNRNLPNLFKNLLLAFQVIRETQPQLIISTGAGVAVPFLIIGKLFGSKTAFIESVTRIHTLSLSAKLVLPFLSVLYVQWAQLQTRYPQAELIIPQESV
- a CDS encoding glycosyltransferase family 2 protein: MITNSPRISVVIPAYNAAQFLPAAITSVQHQTFSDWELLIINDGSTDDTVEVVRQYEQRDTRIHLINQVNQGVSAARNQGVENSQGQIIAFLDADDQWLPKKLCIHLEHLQSNPDLGVSFAQVEILNPSGEPSGQVSSGRLTHLKSEYFLSENPTTTTSNWVIRKEVFSQVGGFCHDMSYSEDMEWLLRVICTSDWQIVGINQVLTQYRTSSSGLSAQLYQMEAGWNQLVQKAKIYAPQLVEQHFALAQAIHLRYLARRAFRLKLPAKVGVDFISRALHSDWRLFFYQTRRTLLTLVAVFGMLILEKVFLIQRHSPVEESIHRVESHS
- a CDS encoding glycosyltransferase family 4 protein, with the protein product MKAKVCHLVGGQGMGWTGGIKATLKSLEMSHLSQKFEFAIAPLSDASFIVRQQRPDVIVVHAASSWRGLLSLWKLKRSSKLIVNEHHYSASFEAFNVPSVARFHGMLKLTYGMCDRVIAVSVGQQQWMQKNKLVAPDRIALIQSSRMVDQFLAVSPKPRVANQPFVLGAYGRFCWQKGFDILIEAVKQLPDSQITLQLGGSGADEAKLKELAATCPDIEFVGRIDDVPAFLSHCDAVVIPSRWEPWGNVCLEARAAAKPIIASAVDGLSEQMQGCGRLIPVENPVALAKAIQELAALPSVQLAQMGQEGKASAITAWETYLSNWQGLLEEVI
- a CDS encoding polysaccharide pyruvyl transferase family protein yields the protein MGHTIGLLNTYSTLNIGDAAIYTALTALVSEAKVVAQFQDLEPNYIPGLQILPQIGTCNAYISVGGDIFNNAREGLITKAFIKNLLQLQRSPRHTFVFGQSIPRSCHGLSFQALAFFWRRLAAVCVRDVQSHQRLIQAGVKAILSFDVAFSLSVTEEAKIRAKQVLQALDISPDSAALISLRAFDSMYSHDNQQFQTQLVTLSRNLYKQGYQPVLLIQSQAYGADNDLAVAEEIARQVPELKIFNPFVVTHELPNWQLVMGALAICRLIVAIRYHTAVLALASGKVPFNLYYSNKGKDLTQRLGIPGCSLEEFNPHTDINAIAATADATFDDAAIRQQVKQDFQTCYSQVVPK
- a CDS encoding glycosyltransferase, yielding MILVTVGTEQYPFNRLMSWIEVLLQSELIQEEVVVQYGTCTVLPAGAKVYRLIKEDKFQELIKQARIVIAHCGEGTLLLLDSLDKPYILAARSQRFGEHVDEHQVELALALSQLNVPIAWCPGDLVRFIETPKKVSISDVSTASAIALCNSLESRFGESLGVM
- a CDS encoding glycosyltransferase family 2 protein, whose protein sequence is MKLSVIIPVYNSESSVAATLRSVLAQTYDDFEVIIVDDGCTDNSIDICKQFHDSRIKIIQQQNRGLAGARNTGIRHAQGEYLAFVDSDDLWLAEKLAKHIQHFERSPEVGVSFSRSSFIDDQGEPLGIYQMPKLTDITPEYLFCRNPISNGSSVVIRRIVLEAIKFQENLYGEIEDFYFDDRFRQSEDIECWLRIALQTNWKIEGIPEALTLYRVNMGGLSANVLKQYESWEQILVKTQVYNPQFIDLWGNKARAYQLRYLARRATRQRAPKIAVNLLHKAVGIYWRIFVEEPQRTFISFGAAYLLWILPQFLYQNLEKLMMQITGANQQRRILHEQKSEFKPMNSEVFNS